CACCAATAATAAAGGTAGTCTTAATGTAGTATCGTCCCATGGGCAATAGTTTTATCCTCTCTCTTAGTAAGACTACCTCCACGATGACACGGGTGGACACCTCCGCCATCACCACTCTTTGTCGTCGTTGCTTCCACCCCACTATAAAGTGGCATCACTTATTCTTCCCCTTATTCTATTAACTAACGATTtttttaaattgaaaaaaaaaatccttacgTAAAAATCAATTAAAGGATATCCATTCATAAAAACTCCAACATTAAAGAGTTTTCTAGATAAATAACCTAATATATATAAAAGTACACTCAGGGCATTCTACCTCAAGTAAAAAAATTGATGATTGACTATTGTATCTTAGTTATGCAATTAAAACAATAAACCCAATAACACACAAGAAAATAACGTATTAATGGCCATACTTAATAGCGAATAATCCAAACCACAAATTACTTGAGCTAATGCAAGATCTAGTGATGTGTTGCCACGTACATCCATCGTACTTTAAATCGTAACCCAGGTCGTGCACGAACAGGAGCGAGAGGACCGAGGAGCGACACATCCATCGCCGTGTTCTCGAGGCCGAAGCAAAAAAACTAGGAGAGCAGGAAATAGAGGAGCATAGCTTTTCCGGTATGGCGACGGCAGCGTCATGGAAGCCCCTCCTCCTCAGAGCCTTGGACTCCAACGCCCACCTCAAGCACTCTGCCTTCTTCCAACTCGTACTCCCCCCTTCTCTTGCTTGCTTCTCCTATTTGATTCTGATCGAAAATTATGTCGCAGGCGACGATCGGCTCCAACGGAAGACCTTCCAATCGGACGGTCGTCTTCAGGTAAGATCCGTTCTCTTCTTGCTTCATTTAGATCGCAGGCGTTTGGGTCTGAACCTGTTTTGGGGTAATTAGAGGGTTTCAGGAGGATACCAATGTGATTCAGATAAACACCGATCGTCGCAGCGCCAAGGTGAGGTTTTACTTATCTGGATAGTGAAAGGAATTCCATTTCGCTGAACATTTGTGCTTGTTGTTGTTGATCGGAACAGATCGAGGAGATTAAGCATTGCCATTTTGGAGAGGTAATTGGTTTATGAGGTATATGATAGTATGCGTGTTCGATCTTTTGGTTGAAGCATGCTGAGCATCAGTAGTTGCAACTGAGTTTTTACGAAGAAAGTGTATAATTTGGCATACGAATCTCAAATCAACATCCATAATGTTTGCTTCTGTAGGTTCTGTAAAGCGAGTACTGCAATTGCTTTTCCTTTCCTTGCATTCGCTGAAATAGAATGACGAGGCAAAAATCTCACTTCTGTAAGGATAAATCTGCATCGAAAGATGACTTACGATTCAGTAAATTATGTAAACACCATGTATCATCAGAGGCTTACACCTCCAATTATATCATCACTGGATGAGATTCATTATTTATTTGAGTGGACTGCAAATTAAGAAGATTTGTACTAGAGGAGTTGGATTATATGTTAGGTTCTAATGCTTTATGATTCTTTTATAGATATGTTGGTACTTCACTGAATCGTGGGAACAGTTTAGAATAAATGGAAAAATTGACATTATCGACGGAGCAAATTCAGATGCTTGCAAGCTGCAGGTTAGGAGACAGCTTTGATCCTTAACATGATGATCATTTGTTTACATTTAAACTAGCATAAAATTACTGATCACATGTTGTAAGCCTTGACTCCATTGCACAGGTCTGTGGTAGTTTTTGTATTACTTTGTTCATTTGATTGTATCTGCATTAACCATCCCTGAACTCTCGTTAGGTTTACTTCAGCAAAGAAGGTTATCTACTTGATTTAAAGTCCTAGTTCCTAAATTTGAGCAGTTATTTTTGCTGAACTGGCTTTTTTGATGACATGGTATTAGATCAACCTCCTACTAGGCTACTACAATCACACAACATATAAACCAGGATTCATTGATGAGTTGGTTCTGATTTGGTGGTAACATCATGTTTGTGTCATCCACATGGATGCCCCTTGCATATGAAATTAGCAGTTTCAAACTTTAGTGGAGCCATGGATGACACATATGTACCATGTAAGATGGCAAATGGTCTGTCACATCAGCATTAACCTATTGATAAACCAGGATTTGTCAATGAGTTGTCACTGGCACTGTGGTGATATGGCATCTATTTGTCATCCTGGGTTGCCATATGGGACATGGAAAGTATGGCTAGAAAGTGCCATGTAAATATCATACGAGATGCCACATTGGATGTATCAATTAATTGTGGTGTACATATAACACTTGTTGAACTTTAGCAAAAATGCAAAATGTCGAGAGGTCTTTTATAGACATGGCCTTATCAGCAGTTGTGGGTGAGCTGACAGAGATACCCACAGGTGGGCTAAGTGCTATCAATAATTTTACAGATAGGTGAAGTAAAATCAGGTCATACCACAAATGGGAAATCTGTTATTAAATCATTAAACTgatacaaaagaaaaaagtttGTTACTATATCTTAGAACATTTTTTTCATTGTTGATTTTAAGCACTGTAGTATTTTTTTGTCTGTTATTTTAAACTGAATTTAATGTGACACTATACTGAAGTTCTGCGCATGGTTGCTTGAACACCTATTATGGCACTATATAGTGTCATTTTAAGCAACATGTCCCTATTTTTCTGTGCAAAACAGGTCCATGACTGGACACCATCATTATCAGAGCTCTTGTCTAGGGGAGAGTGGTAATTGTGAGCACAAATCCACCTACATGAATTGACACATTCCTTTCTTAAAAACTGAAAAGACTATAATCAATTTTCACATTAAAGAATCTTTTGTTGTCTTCAATAAAGATCTTTAGTTCTAGAATGGAGGGAGATACATAGATCATTGATTTTTTACACTTTTTGAAGGATGAAAACAAGCACTAGACTTGGACAAATAGGGGAATGCTAGTATGACAAGGACATACATTACAATAGGAAATGTACATGGCCTTTGGTTATAACTAATTTAATTGTGCCGTGGTTTGGTAATCTTTTTCTCATCCTCTACCTTTTTTGTTTTTAATGCTATTCTGAATTGAAGTATTGGAATCATTCTGTATGTTTAGTTTCTTGAACTTTGCCATTAGGTATGTCATTTATCTTATAAGGGAAAGGAGTTCAAATTTTGCCATAGACGTTCATACATTATGTATTCTGCCTATGAGTTATTTCTCACTCTGGAAAAAATTAAGCAATGGTCACAGTAAAGAAATAAGATTACAAAGGTGATCCATCTCTTTCAAGCATGCTGCTAATTTCAAGAATGTCTTGTCTTCTTTAGCATAATGCACAAAGCattttgacttcctacccaaccaAAATAATTAATTACTTTATCTCCTCAGTTCAACTGATCTTTAGCTTTGACAATACAAACAACTCTCTTGATGCAGCAGAGGGAAAAAGCTTGGTTTGCTAGTTCTCTCAAGTCACGGCTACAGTACTTAGCACCTGCCCCTCGTCTTCCAGATATTAGCAATGGCTCTGGCGAAGAGAATCAACTTGACCCATCTGAGGGCCCTGTTGAAGCATTTTGCCTTTTGCTCTTTGATCCAGAACAGGTTAGATAGTCATCAAGAACttttattaattagtttcatggtGCAGAGCTTCTATGTAATTTATTAGATTGTTCATTGGAGTCTCATAAAGTTCAATTTTCCATTTACAAAACAAAATGCCACCACATTCAGCCTTTCTTCTTAACTTGTTTTTCCCCAAGGCTTCTATTTAATATCAACCACGTAATTTTCCAGAAACTTTTCGATAGTTTTGTCTATGTGCTGCTCAGTTCTATCaatgtttttatttaattttctttttgtactATCATCTGTTGAACTCAGGTTGATTACTTAAATCTGAAAAGCAATGAACGATTCATCTTCACATCCAGATCAAGTGAGCAAGGATTCAAATTGTGGATGTCTGAGAAAGTCAACCCATGAAGTCATGTAACATGTATGTGCCTTCTTGACATCGGTTGTCTGATAAATTTTCCTTTCTATCTCAGTTAAATTTCTCCATTCTTTTGGATCATGTTGGGATGATATTACCCATCATTTCTCCTTAGGAATTGTGTGATAGCTTGGTTGCTGAAATTGCTTCTCTTCTATTAGAAATTTTCTATTCCTGTGTTGTCTTATGGTTCTTACTTTTAGAACAAATCCATGAAATGCTAATTCATCTAAAAGTTGCTTCGACCTTCTTGAGCCATTTGACATTGGTGACAAATAGAAGCCCTGGAAAGCATTCCCATACAAGCATGCTTGCATGATTCACAAGCTGTTGAGACATACTTGCACTTCACATTCTTAATACTTGGTTCTCATGAAAAAATATCTTATTCCATGAAGTAACCTCAAACTGTGAATTGTTTTCCTTCTCAATCTTATGTTAACTTCCCAGAGACAAATCACATTAAAGATTCAAATAAACATTCCTGTGGAAAGCCTGAATTTTATTTAATGTCAGCTGCCCCAATCTTATTAATCGTGGTCTTACATTATTTCTCCTTATTATCTCATGAGTCAATATATTTCAATTATGATAAAAGATCCATCTGCCCCAATCTTATTAATTGTGGTCTTACGTTATTTCTCCTTATTATCTCGTGAGTCAATATATTTCAATTAtgataaaagatccatgtagctaaTCCTAAATAGTTAGGATTTATGattttgttgctgttgttgttgttgttgttgttgtagtatcTTGCGGATAAATTTGTGATATTTATTATGGCATAAGAAGTTGGTGTTTGGGAGGCCATTCATATCAAGCTTTAGAATTATGGTGATGGAAGTTGACATTAACCCACCTAGTGAATGAGAAAAGGAACAACACGAGAAACAACTATGATAATCTATACTTTGAACATCTTCCCTCACTTACAAGCTTATATAGTCATGGTGATAAGATtttaattgagatttattatttaTCCTGAAAATGCTTGATAAGGGGTTTGACATAAGTCAAGTTAAAGATACAGTATATTGAGAGGGTTATCACTTATCCTAAAAGTAAATTCAAACTTATGATCAGCTATCATATCACGAAATAATTATGATACGACTATCATTCATCACAATAGCAATCACAACAATAAGGTCGTAAAATCTCAATTATTTAGAAATTATCATTCATCACAACAAGATTGAATTATTAGGAAAGAATCCACTTTATATATAAACTGACACATCGAATGATAATGTGCtaattgtcattattttactttggCTCTATAGCCTACATTTTCCACACTCAAAACCAACCAAAAACACACCTAAGTTGTTCCATATGAACTATAGTCTCTGCCTGATCTGGAGCAGGACAACAGAACTCGAGAACTTGTGAATATGTTTGATATTTAAGCTAAGAATTGTAGTCCAATCATGAGCATCAAACCTCTTCTTATGAATCGCAATCTATTTCTTTGTCGTGAGGCCAACCAAACTCTTCCAGAAAAGCAAGCACTACACCGTTGGACCAACCAAATCCAGTCTGCAGTCACAGTGCACACAGAATAAACAAAAAAAGATCATCAAAAGGAAATGTAAAATAGTATAAGAAGAATAGGTATCATAAAAGATTCAGATATCTCTTAGTGGATGCCAGACAATCTACATGTAATCGAATGAAGATATGACTCTTGGAAAGGGAGAATGTAGCCATATGGGTTTGGCTATTTCCCATCTGTagtcaaaatattatatatgtcCTTTCCCATTGATAGAAGACTTAATCAAAGATGAAGTTAATGCTGAAGTTATCCACTTTGGTAACTTGTGCTTTGCCTCTTTTCCAAGGACTATCTCATCAGCTAATAACATATGCTTAGGAATACTTGTGAAGATGTCTAAAAATTTCACTCATAAATGGTATTCAGAAGGACCAAGAAGGCATCTTTTTGAAGAAACTTGAGTGTTTCTTCTATGACTACATAATCTCAATGCAGAAACCAAAAATGGCGCTGAAAATCTTGAGATAGATCAAATCAATTGTCAACAAGAATAACTTGAATGGGTTCATTACCTGAGGTTTGTATTCCCCACCTCCACCAATCTTTCCACAGGCCTCAACGTCATATTTTTCATGCATGGCGCCAGTTTTCTTGTAGGCAGCATAATTTGTTCTGATCCACCTGACAGCAATGTCTTCAGCCAAAGACCTTGCCTCTTCAGAACCAGAATTAGCCAATCCCTCAACAATCATGTGTTGCAATGGGGCCCAACCATTTGGGAAATCCCTGCTCCCACAGTCAACAAAAACTtgcattgttattattatttatcataaaataagaaaatagtGATTCATGGTTCAGTTCCTTTGGTAGATCTGTTCATGGCAGTTTGACGTCTAGTTACAAGAAGACAACTTACCATTGTTGCCCAGTATTTGTCAATGAGGTAGCAATTCCAGCAGGCTGAAGTAGCCCTGAATTTTGGAGGCTTTTCAGAACTTTCTCCACCTTTGGTCCATCTTTATAAGCATCTGAAAGTAGAGTTACAATTTTTTGGACAACAATTTAAAGGAAGTTAATAATTTTTAAACACTCATTCTTCACATAAAAAGTTAAAAAGGTTCATCCTTTTCTGATATGGGCTTCTCCACGAAATCAGATAATATTTACACTGATATACAGCAATATGCAGCGTATACATTAGTGGTTCATTGTAATATAATTTGGAATTTTCTTCTCATATACTACATTTAACTCCATAATCAAGTGTCACAATCATTGACAGAAGTGATTCAGACGATGACAGCTCCATTGTAGTGTGTACTGTTGGTAAATATCTAGCGAGCCCTGGTTAAATACCTCTAAATCATATATTTCGTTGTTCTCTGGTTATAATAATTGGAGAAACGAAGCCTGAAACAACTTTCTTACCTAGGATGGAACACAATAAAAAAGCTCTGTGGTACACTTTCCAACTCTTCAATTTGCTCAATCTGATCTTGGAGTTCCAGACAGAAAATACAGATAAGCGTAAATACCAAACTCACTTGTAGTTATGGATAAGTTGCAGTCGGATGGAACATAAAACATTAGGTGTGCTTTAATCTTCAAGTAAAACAATGGTAGATATATGTGATGAATGGATTTAATGCTTCTGCACTTTAAACCTCAAATAATGTGAATGTTCCTCTGCAACATGATAGTCTTGATTCAATCACAGGGCGATGATGACATACCTGAACTATATGCCCCTATCCATAGAGGTACGAAGTTAGAGGCAAATATATTATGGTTTTGGTGGTGTGCTTCCCATTGGTAGAATTCCTGGAAAAATGCAAACAATTTAATTGAAATATCGTCAACCAACATACATAGCTAACATGTTTCTTCTTTAAGAGGATAAATGAGGATACAAGGGAGCAGTGCACCTCAGAGTTGCTCTTCTTTATAAGCCAGTAGTCAAGCCATTGGTCCTTCTGTGAGTTCCAAAAAATGGATGTTATTGCTACTCGCCGTGCTTTCGAAGCTGCCAAGAAGCTTTCTGAGGTCACACTGTCCCCAGTGAGTTTTGCAAAGAAGGCTATGTCAGATTCCATCTGTTACAACAAGCAAAATTGCTGCTTCAGGTGTTGACAGAGAATAGAGTATCAATCTCAAAAGTTCCATATAGTTCAGAAATTACATAGACATACTAACAATATAAAGTACAAGGAACTAGAATCATAATTGGCATCAAAATAGAATAACTGGAAATTCTATAAACCCCATTCCTATGGAAACAACACATATATTTGTAGGCAGAAGGCTGGACATACTGATCTTCCCTATAGCCTGCATCAGCTAGGACTAAATGCTGTGTGTCAATCCATATAGATTATGTTGAATCTTATTAGCATATCAGCAATAACATATATTCTCCAGATAAAAAAAATATGCCCCTTTTATCTTAGTGCAAGAATGTATTTCCTTACCAATGTGTTCAATGATTGGataaaaataattgaaatatCATCTCAAGAGAGTTTGTACCTTTCTGCTGTTAAAACACTATTACAATCTTCACATATGAGATTCAAGCAGAATACTGACAGATTTCGAAATGGTTCGCTCTTTATACATATGTCACCAGATAAAACCATAAAAGCAAAGCATCTAACATTTAGAAAATGGAAATCTTGCTTCCGATACCTTGTATATGAAAGCATTTAGGTCCACAGGTATGATTGATGTTGTTTCTAATGTTGTCAAGTCAGATGAATTGCTGCAGCAAACAAGAAATGCCAGATGAGGTTACACAGAACTAGCTGCTGAAGCATCACTTTTATAGCTTGAGTTACTAAAAATATTTGGATAAACTGCAAGGTGTAGATGACTTGCATCCAGCTTAACAGCATAAAATATAAGGAAGGCTCGGAGATTGATGAGTAAACAAGTAAAAAATAAACACCAAATTCAAAGTACTGCAAACATTAAATGAACTATATGCTACAAAGAAGATGTATTAATTTAGTAAAGTTGACTCTAGGATCAAATAAGACCTAAGCAGAATTGCAAGTTCAAGATGCTATACAAGTACAACAGGAAATACATAACCTCATCCATCGTGAGCTGAAGTCCCATCCCGATTCAGCAGTTGAAGCAAGTTGGTGGTACAAGTTCTTCTTCTGAGCAGCAGTTGAAAGCTTGGAAGCAGATTCTTCATCCTACGAGAAGGTAGCAACTTTCGTATCtattgcattatcattatcaaattAGAAAAATAATACATGGAATTGAAACATACAGTAGTAGCAGATTCTGGCCGGGGGTTGTTCCACATAGCATTGTAGCGACTGAGGGAGTGTTTCTTTCCACGTGCAACTTGAATGGTCACCTTATGGATCTCTGTATCAATTTTTTCAAGAACATTGGATATATCCTAATCAAAATAATTTAGAAACATAGCAATAAACATAGTAAGGGAGGTAAGTTTTGGATTGCAAGAAATGAGACAAACCTGAATTCCAGAACTTATGTTCTTTGAGCAATAAAGGAAGGGATTGTTTTACTAATTTCAAATCGTGAGTTTTCTTGTATATTTCCAGTATCATTGAACTCAATAGTGGAGGCTGACTGCATAAAGTTCCACATGTTCAAACTTCAAAATGGAAGACAGAAACATTCAAGAGCAATTACTAGAATATAGTAGACGGTACATGTCAATGCTCatcaaattttattatatatggaATCAGTGAAAGCATAATTCTTGGTTGAAtgagaaatcatcaaaatcaatttgaaTCTAACAATTCCATGTGGTCTCTTTCCAGACCAGCAAGTTTCTGCCTACCAGAAAACAGAACAGCTTGATATAATACCACTGAAACTAATGTTGATCACATCAAGCCACATAACTTAGCAGATAAAATGCCATTAGTCTCTCTATGCTGTCTTCAGAAAATATAGAGTATAAACTTCTGTTAAATCATGCCAAAAGCCAATTCTTAGCAAGCTCACAAATGTGCTTCTACTATAGGCATAAGTGGGAATAGAAATTTTCCTTTTGTTATTTGGACTACAAGTTGTTTTGTTGATATGAAAACAAACTAAACTGTTTTATTCACTATGTAAATGGAATTCCTAACCAAATCTGTCTCTTAATATCTTTTTCCTTCATAAGAAATCTTAtgtatcttaacataatgtaatATCATAAAGTAGTTTAATATCTTATTTAAAAATGGAATAAGTAATTTCTTGTTTATTACATTCATCTCATCACAAACCTGCACTGACACAGGCTCGTGCATTAGGCTGCCTCTTTCATTAAAATAAGTTAAACTGATTCACCTTTCCACGGACATGGTCTCAGAAATCCTCTACATCTTTGAATAGAAACCATAGTGTGCTAAGTAAACGAACATAGTATTACAATTTATTTGGCAACAAATTGCTAAAGGAGGGTATAGAACTGGTACTAAATGACATACTCTGGGTCATGTAGAATAAAAGAATATTTTGGGTCCAAATGATACCCTTTCTTAGTGCAAACCACATAGTCTCAATAGATCAGTATTGAACATTTAATTTGAAAGTAAAAACATATAttgcttcaaaaaaaaaaaaaagagaaaacatgaTAAGGAATATCAGCTGCCGGAAAGTGGAAATACTACATATGGCCACCCCATGTGAAATCTAGCAATAATTTTCCATAGTGTAGAAGCAGTAAAGACATTTTGAACCTCATCCAGGCTCCCTTAACTGATCTTAATAAGTGATCCCAACATAACAGAAGATACAGATTTCAGAAATAAATGCAGAATGCACTTGATGTTTCAGAACAAATTGATGCACATTACCACTGAAGGAAATAAGCTAAAGATCCTCACCTTCTATTAGTATAGTATGCTCTTGCACCATTCAAGACGAAGCCATACTTTTCAATAAGTGAAAGAAGATTGCGCACTATTTCCTTTGCAGTTTCATACATTTTGCTGGCTAGTAAGCCCCTGCATAATAAGACATACATAAATGAACAACATTGCTAATTTTTACAGTTATTAAAACCAGATTGTATCGGACGATTTGATGGGAAAATCCATTATCCGACTCTAAATAGACACATCCAATtcaattaaaatatgaaatgtttcaaaaaaCTAAGTAGATGGGCTAACCCTATCAGTACT
Above is a genomic segment from Musa acuminata AAA Group cultivar baxijiao chromosome BXJ3-4, Cavendish_Baxijiao_AAA, whole genome shotgun sequence containing:
- the LOC135636997 gene encoding pyridoxine/pyridoxamine 5'-phosphate oxidase 2-like isoform X1 — translated: MATAASWKPLLLRALDSNAHLKHSAFFQLATIGSNGRPSNRTVVFRGFQEDTNVIQINTDRRSAKIEEIKHCHFGEICWYFTESWEQFRINGKIDIIDGANSDACKLQQREKAWFASSLKSRLQYLAPAPRLPDISNGSGEENQLDPSEGPVEAFCLLLFDPEQVDYLNLKSNERFIFTSRSSEQGFKLWMSEKVNP
- the LOC135636997 gene encoding pyridoxine/pyridoxamine 5'-phosphate oxidase 2-like isoform X5; translated protein: MATAASWKPLLLRALDSNAHLKHSAFFQLATIGSNGRPSNRTVVFRGFQEDTNVIQINTDRRSAKIEEIKHCHFGEQREKAWFASSLKSRLQYLAPAPRLPDISNGSGEENQLDPSEGPVEAFCLLLFDPEQVDYLNLKSNERFIFTSRSSEQGFKLWMSEKVNP
- the LOC135636997 gene encoding pyridoxine/pyridoxamine 5'-phosphate oxidase 2-like isoform X3, with the protein product MATAASWKPLLLRALDSNAHLKHSAFFQLATIGSNGRPSNRTVVFRGFQEDTNVIQINTDRRSAKICWYFTESWEQFRINGKIDIIDGANSDACKLQQREKAWFASSLKSRLQYLAPAPRLPDISNGSGEENQLDPSEGPVEAFCLLLFDPEQVDYLNLKSNERFIFTSRSSEQGFKLWMSEKVNP
- the LOC135636997 gene encoding pyridoxine/pyridoxamine 5'-phosphate oxidase 2-like isoform X4, yielding MATAASWKPLLLRALDSNAHLKHSAFFQLATIGSNGRPSNRTVVFRGFQEDTNVIQINTDRRSAKICWYFTESWEQFRINGKIDIIDGANSDACKLQREKAWFASSLKSRLQYLAPAPRLPDISNGSGEENQLDPSEGPVEAFCLLLFDPEQVDYLNLKSNERFIFTSRSSEQGFKLWMSEKVNP
- the LOC135636997 gene encoding pyridoxine/pyridoxamine 5'-phosphate oxidase 2-like isoform X2, coding for MATAASWKPLLLRALDSNAHLKHSAFFQLATIGSNGRPSNRTVVFRGFQEDTNVIQINTDRRSAKIEEIKHCHFGEICWYFTESWEQFRINGKIDIIDGANSDACKLQREKAWFASSLKSRLQYLAPAPRLPDISNGSGEENQLDPSEGPVEAFCLLLFDPEQVDYLNLKSNERFIFTSRSSEQGFKLWMSEKVNP
- the LOC103982784 gene encoding probable trehalase yields the protein MPQCVVSSIPNPKTSSYKPPSAPPVVLLLVIAAMLPDAASAAVVATTPLVAFLQRLQSAALATLGSDGFDPKLYVDLPLKRNLSEVEAAFAALPNVAGVVPAPELERFVDEYFGAAGSDLVQAAPADFVAEPEGFLPKVKHPKVRAWALEVHALWKNLSRREADDVKERPELHTLLSLPGSVIVPGSRFREVYYWDSYWSIRGLLASKMYETAKEIVRNLLSLIEKYGFVLNGARAYYTNRSQPPLLSSMILEIYKKTHDLKLVKQSLPLLLKEHKFWNSEIHKVTIQVARGKKHSLSRYNAMWNNPRPESATTDEESASKLSTAAQKKNLYHQLASTAESGWDFSSRWMSNSSDLTTLETTSIIPVDLNAFIYKMESDIAFFAKLTGDSVTSESFLAASKARRVAITSIFWNSQKDQWLDYWLIKKSNSEEFYQWEAHHQNHNIFASNFVPLWIGAYSSDAYKDGPKVEKVLKSLQNSGLLQPAGIATSLTNTGQQWDFPNGWAPLQHMIVEGLANSGSEEARSLAEDIAVRWIRTNYAAYKKTGAMHEKYDVEACGKIGGGGEYKPQTGFGWSNGVVLAFLEEFGWPHDKEIDCDS